Part of the Candidatus Eremiobacterota bacterium genome is shown below.
GAAGGCCATCGCAAAGGGATGCACGCGCTCGAGCGCGCGGTCGACGCGGCGTTGCGCACGGGGATCGCGATGGTGACCGTGTACGCCTTCAGCGAGGAGAACTGGTCGCGCGAGCAGCGCGAGGTGTTCGGCTTGTTCGGCATCGCCGAAGCGTTCGCGCGCGAGAAGGCGGCCTCGCTCGCCGCGCGCGGCGTCCGCGTGCGCGTGATCGGTCGCCGCGACCGCTTGCCGAACGGCGTGGTCGACGCGTTCCGCATTCTGGAAGAACGCACCGCGCACGGCAACGCGATGCTGCTGACGATCGCGGTCGACTACGGCGCGCGCACCGAGCTGCGCGACGCGTGCCGCGCGCTCGCGCGCGACGTCGCCGCGGGGCGGATCGCGCCCGAGCAGATCGACGAGGACGCGATCGCGGCGAAGCTGTGGACCGCGGGGCTGCCCGACCCGGATCTCGTCGTGCGCACGGGCGGCGAGCTGCGGCTCTCCAACTTCTTGCTCTACCAGAGCGCATACGCCGAGCTGTGGTCGACCAACGATCCCTGGCCCGACTTCGACGGCCGCACCCTCGGCCTCGCCGTCGACGCGTTCGCGGCGCGCGAGCGCCGCTTCGGCCGTTAGCCGAAGACCAGGGCGCGGAAGCGCGCGTCGTCGCGCAGCGCGGTCAGCCGCGGGTCGAGCGCGTAGAGCCCGCGCTCGTTGCGGTTCTTCTTGTCGCGCAGCCCGAGCTCGACCCACGCGACGGCGTCGGCGCGGCGCCCGAGCGCCAAGCACAGCGCGGACGCCAGCGCCACGTCGACGTGCTCGCCGGCTTTGCGATTCGGCTTGAGGTTCGGGAGCGCGCGCGGCGGGCGGCCGGCGCGCGCGTCGACCAGCGCGGAGAGCATCGCGGCGAAGTCGCGCTTCTGCGCCGGAAGCTTCAGCTTTGCGATCTCGGCCCGCGCTTCGTCGCTGCGCCCGAGCTCGAGATCGGCCAGCGCGATCGTCTCGACCGCACCGAAGTCGACCGCGTCGAGCTCCGAGAGCTGCTCGAGCGCGGCGC
Proteins encoded:
- the uppS gene encoding di-trans,poly-cis-decaprenylcistransferase produces the protein MDGNRRWARAHGVPALEGHRKGMHALERAVDAALRTGIAMVTVYAFSEENWSREQREVFGLFGIAEAFAREKAASLAARGVRVRVIGRRDRLPNGVVDAFRILEERTAHGNAMLLTIAVDYGARTELRDACRALARDVAAGRIAPEQIDEDAIAAKLWTAGLPDPDLVVRTGGELRLSNFLLYQSAYAELWSTNDPWPDFDGRTLGLAVDAFAARERRFGR